In Trichocoleus sp., the DNA window TTGTCAACCAAACAAGCGGACAGGCAAATTCTTCGACAACGAACAATACAGCGATTTTTACGCCAATTAATGCCGAGTTTCGCGTTAGTGGTTCGGATAGGGGTAACCAAGAAAATCCGGCAGTTGCAATGAATGAAAGCGGCAATTTTGTTGTGGTGTGGGCAGGCAGAGGGCAGAACAACAACAGCCTGATCCAGCAAGATGACAGCGGCTTCGGAGTGTTTGCCCAACGCTATAACGCGAATGGGACACCGCTCGCTCCGGGAGTTTCCTTTAACACGGCACAGGGCAATCCTGATTCGGTTGATGTGAATCCAGTTGTGCCAAGGGCAGCGTTGGTCAACACCACGACAAAGCGCGATCAAAAGAATCCGGCAGTTGCCATTGATGAAAGCGGCAATTTTGTTGTGACCTGGCAGGGAAGAGGCTCGAATGGTGATGGAGAGGATATCTACGCTCAATTGTTCGATCGGCTTGGAAATCCTCGTGGCTTAGAGTTTCGGGTTAACACGAATGCAGATAATGACCAGATCAACCCAGCAGTTGCAATGGACACAAAAGGCAACTTTGTGATTACCTGGGAAGACGACGAGCAAGATGATGATGGAACCGGAATTGCTGCCAGACGCTACAGCGCTAGTGGCAACCCTAAGGGGAATGTCTTTCGTGTTAACAGTAAAACCAGTGGTGACCAGAGAACGCCTTCAATCGGCATTGATAGCCAGGGTGACTTTACGATCGCCTGGTCTAGTGATGACGATGATTTTGATATCTTTGAACAGCAGTTTAGTGCGAATGGCAGACGGATTGACAGCGAACGTCGGGTAAACACCAGAACTGAAGACGATCAGACGAATCCAGCCATTGCAGTGCGCCGCAGCATTACGCCCAGCAACAGTGATAATCGTGGCAGCAACAATAACAATTATTCTGTTATCACCTGGCAAAACGAAACAGGGAACAGCGACGACACAGACATCCTGGCAAGGCGCTATGTTGCCTCACAAGCTTCGAGTTCGCAGAATGATTCGCAGACTGGTACAGTTCGCTCAAGCAGCGCCAACCGTAACGCTCGATCGCTCCAACCCCAGAATCGAGTTTTAGGACGGGCAAAGGCAGATTATTTAACGGGCGGTGGAGGTCAAGATTGCCTGATTGGTCAAGCTGGTGATGATATTTTGCAAGGCAAAGCAGGGGCAGATAAACTCATTGGCGGCTTTGGAGCTGATCGACTGATCGGCGGGGCAGGGGCAGATCAATTTGCGATCGGCAAAAACAAAGGCACTGAAATTATCCAAGACTTTGAAGTACGGCACGATCGACTCTTCCTGATGGGTGATCTCCGTAGAAGCGACCTCTCTCTAATTCAGCAAGGCAAAGACACCTTAATTCAAGCAGAGAACCACACGATCGCAGTGCTCAAAGGAATAGGAGCGAACGAACTGACTACAGGTAGGTGGTAGAGGTTGGGTGGGCAAGCAGAAAGAGCAATTCCTCATCCCTTTAGTTGTTTCATAACCGTTGTCTTGCTTTGTGGCGAATGTTTTTACAGTTTCGCGTCTCCCCTACCCTAGGCTCCTTTTTTCCTTCTCCCTCCCTGGTACCTAGACAGCTAAACTTGGGAAGCTATCATAGAAGGCAATGTTGATAATTCTTAATGAAACGGGATTGCATGGTTGCTTCCTCCCCCGGCTTCACGAAAGTCAAAGATCTGCTGACTGAGAAAGTGTTTTTTGGGAATGAACCCAGCCCAGAATTAATCGCCATTCTCATGGTGTATTTTGTGCAAGGCATTCTTGGTCTGGCGCGGCTTGCCGTGAGCTTCTTCCTAAAAGACGATTTGGGGCTGACCCCGGCACAAGTTTCTGCCCTGATGGGCGTGGCTGCGCTGCCCTGGATGATCAAACCGTTGTTTGGCTTCATCTCAGATGGGTTGCCCGTATTTGGCTATCGTCGTCGCCCTTACCTGATTTTGTCTGGGCTATTAGGCATGACTGCCTGGCTGATGCTCGCGACGATCGTGCATACAGCTTGGGCAGCGACAGCGGCGATTGCGCTCAGTTCACTCTCTGTTGCCTTTAGCGATGTAATTGTTGATTCGCTGGTGGTAGAACGAGCCAGGACTGAATCTGTCACAGATGCCGGATCGCTGCAAGCTCTCTGCTGGGGTGCCTCGGCAGTAGGCGGATTGATTACGGCATACTTTAGCGGCTTCCTTCTTCAGCATTTCAGCAATCAAACGGTCTTTGGCATCACTGCAACCTTTCCGCTGATTGTGTCACTGGTGGCATGGTTGATTGCCGAAGCCCAGGTTGAGCATCCGACAGACTGGTCAGTGGTTTGGGGGCAAGTGACGCAACTTAGGGGCGCAATTACCCAGAAGTCGATCTGGCTACCCACGGCTTTCGTCTTTCTCTGGCAGGCAACCCCGACCGCCGAATCGGCATTTTTCTTTTTTACAACGAATGAGCTGGGCTTTCAGCCAGAATTTCTGGGACGAGTGCGCTTAGTGACCAGTGTGGCTTCGCTGGTAGGCATCTGGATGTTTCAGCGATTCTTCAAAGCAGTGCCCTTTCGAGTCATTTTTGCCTGGACAACAGTGATGTCTGCGGTGCTAGGGATGACGATGCTGCTGCTGGTCACTCATGCAAACCGGGCAATCGGCATTGACGATCGTTGGTTTAGCCTGGGAGATAGCCTGATTCTGACGGTGATGGGGCAAATTGCCTATATGCCGATTTTGGTGCTGGCAGCGCGGCTCTGTCCTCCAGGTGTGGAAGCAACCCTGTTTGCGCTGCTAATGTCGATTACAAATCTGGCGGGTTTAGTCTCCTATGAATTTGGGGCTGTGTTGATGCACTGGTTTGGTATTACCGAAACTAACTTCGATCGCCTCTGGCTCTTAGTCGTGGTCACAAACTTGAGCACGCTCCTGCCTTTACCTTTCCTTGGCTGGCTCCCTGATGCTCAAGAAAGCCAACTTCTGGGTTATGCGACCACCCTACCAGCAAGTTCTGCTCCGATCATTGATCCAGCAGCAATGCCCGTTGGTGAAAAAGAGCTAATTACTTAGCTTTAACCATCAATCAAGCGATCAAAAGTCAAAGCTTTTTAGTAGGAATTTAGGGGATAAGAAACCGTTCAACTCCCGCAAATTCCGTTTATCCCATTGAGTCAAAAGTCGTTGGTCAAAAGTTTTCAAAAGTCGATCGTTTTAACGACCAAAGTTCACTATGCAACTCCAAAACAACTCATCGATCGCCCAACAGCCTGCGTATAAGCTCGAAGAATGGCAGAGAGGATATCGATCGCTGTCACAGGAATATGACTACTGGATTGACGAAATTGAGGGACAAATTCCACTAGACCTAAACGGAACGCTCTTTCGCAATGGCCCTGGCTTGCTAGACATTAAGGGCGATCGCTTCCATCATCCTTTTGATGGCGATGGCATGATCAGTGCGGTTGTGTTTCAGAATGGGCGAGCTTTTTTTCACAATCGCTTTGTCCGCACCCAGGCATTTTTAGAAGAACAGCAAGCAGAAAAAATTCTTTATCGCGGTGTATTTGGGACACAAAAACCGGGCGGTTGGCTGAAAAATTTCTTTGACTTTCGGCTAAAGAATATTGCCAACACTCAGGTGCT includes these proteins:
- a CDS encoding folate/biopterin family MFS transporter, which codes for MVASSPGFTKVKDLLTEKVFFGNEPSPELIAILMVYFVQGILGLARLAVSFFLKDDLGLTPAQVSALMGVAALPWMIKPLFGFISDGLPVFGYRRRPYLILSGLLGMTAWLMLATIVHTAWAATAAIALSSLSVAFSDVIVDSLVVERARTESVTDAGSLQALCWGASAVGGLITAYFSGFLLQHFSNQTVFGITATFPLIVSLVAWLIAEAQVEHPTDWSVVWGQVTQLRGAITQKSIWLPTAFVFLWQATPTAESAFFFFTTNELGFQPEFLGRVRLVTSVASLVGIWMFQRFFKAVPFRVIFAWTTVMSAVLGMTMLLLVTHANRAIGIDDRWFSLGDSLILTVMGQIAYMPILVLAARLCPPGVEATLFALLMSITNLAGLVSYEFGAVLMHWFGITETNFDRLWLLVVVTNLSTLLPLPFLGWLPDAQESQLLGYATTLPASSAPIIDPAAMPVGEKELIT